The Oryzihumus leptocrescens DNA window AACGTCTCCGACGAGCTCGAGGCGAAGTACCAGGTGCACTGCGAGATCCTCGCCGCCGACCTGTCCGACCGGCTCCAGGTGCAGAAGGTGGCCGAGCGCCTGTCCGAGCCCGGCCGCCCCGTCGACCTGCTGGTCAACAACGCCGGCTTCGGCCTCTCGCGCAGCTTCCTCCAGGGCGACGTCGCCGACGAGGAGCGGGCACTGGACGTCCTGTGCCGGGCGGTGATGGTCCTCTCCCACGCCGCCGCGCTGGCCATGCGGGACCGGGGCCGCGGCGCCATCATCAACGTCTCCTCGGTGGCCGGGTTCGTCGCGATGGGCAGCTACTCGGCGGCCAAGGCCTGGGTGACGACCTTCTCCGAGGCGCTGGCGAACGAGCTCGCCGGTACCGGTGTCACGGTCACCGCGCTGTGCCCGGGGTTCACCCACACCGAGTTCCACCAGCGGGCCTCGCTCGACATGTCCCGCCTGCCCAAGGTCATGTGGCTGGAGGCCGACCGCCTGGTGCGTGACTGCCTCGACGACGTCAAGGCCGGCAAGGTCATCTCGGTCCCCGGGCCGCAGTACAAGCTCATCGCCGCGTTGACGCGCACCCTGCCGCGCAGCCTGGTCCGCCGCGCCTCGGGTGGCGTCGCCTCCCGGCGCCGCCACGGCCGCTGAGCGGTATGCCGGGCACGTCACCTCAGTCGCCGGCGCAGCTAGGGTGAAGGCCGTGACTGACTCCGCTGCCGCCCGCGCCCGTCTGCTCGAGCTCATCAAGGCCAAGGCCGTCGTCCACGGCACGGTCACCCTGTCCTCGGGCAAGGAGGCCGACTTCTACGTCGACCTGCGCCGCATCACCCTCGACGGCGAGGCCGCCCCGCTCGTCGGCCAGGTGATGACCGACCTGGTCGGCGACCTCGACGTCGACGCGGTCGGCGGCCTGACGATGGGCGCCGACCCGGTGGCCACGGCGATGCTGCACGCCAGCGCCGCGGCCGGTCGCCGGCTCGACGCGTTCGTCGTGCGCAAGGCCGAGAAGGCCCACGGCCTCCAGCAGCGGATCGAGGGCCCCTCCATCGCCGGGCGCCGGGTGCTCGTCGTCGAGGACACCTCCACCACCGGCGGCTCGCCGCTGACCGCCGTGGCCGCCTGCCGCGAGGCCGGGGCCGAGGTCGTGGCGGTGGCCGTCATCGCCGACCGCGCCAGCGGCGCCCAGGAGAAGGTGGAGGCCGAGGGCCTTCCCTACCGCGCGGCATACAGCGTGCAGGAGCTCGGGCTCGCCTGAGCGCACCCTGCCGCATAACCAGCGGCGTGGGGACCCCGGCGCTGGCTAGGCTGGGAGCACCCACTACCGCAGGAGCCCCTCATGGTCGTCTGGATCGTCATCGCCGTCATCGTCGTGCTGCTGATCCTCTGGGCGGTCTCCACCTACAACGGGCTGGTCAAGCTGCGCAACCTCGTGCAGGAGGCCTGGCGCCAGATCGACGTCGAGCTCAAGCGCCGGCACGACCTGATCCCCAACCTGGTCGAGACGGTCAAGGGCTACGCGGCGCACGAGCGCGGCACCCTCGAGGACGTCATGAAGGCGCGCTCCGCGGCGATGGCCGGCGGTCAGGGCCCGGCCGCCGCGGCGCAGAGCGAGAACGTGCTGACCCAGGCGCTGGGCCGGCTCATCGCGGTCGCCGAGGCCTACCCGGACCTCAAGGCCAACCAGAACTTCCTCTCGCTGCAGCAGGAGCTCAGCTCCACCGAGGACCGCATCGCCGCCGGGCGGCGCTACTACAACGCCAACGTCCGCGAGCTCAACACCAAGGTCGAGACGGTGCCGTCCAACATCTTCGCCTCGATGTTCCACATCACGCGCGAGGAGTACTTCGAGGCCGAGGAGGCCGCCCGCACCGCGCCGAGCGTCAGCTTCCCCGGCACCGACGGCACCACCCCGGCGCCGTCGACCCCGCAGGACTGAGGCCCGGGGCGGGTGTGCCGGGTGCGCCCGCGCCCGGCACCGTCCGTTCGCCTGTGGCGGGCGAAGGCGTCCTCACCTAGCGTCCGGGGTGTGACCCCGCAGCCCGACACCGCCACCGGGATCGCCGCGGCCGTGCACGCCGGCGACCTCGATCCCCGCCTCACCACCGAGGCCGCGCTCGACCGCATCGCGACCCACGACCCGCGCATCGGCGCATTCCGCCGGATCCGCACCCGGGAGGCCCGGCGGGAGGCGGCCGAGCTCGCCGGTCGCGGCGCCCTCGAGGGCCTGCCGCTCGCCGGCGTGCCCGTGGCCGTCAAGGACAACGTCGCCGTCGCGGGCGAGCGGACCGAGGACGGGTCCCGGGCGACCTCCCGCGAACCGGCCGAGGCCGACCACGTGGTCGTGCAGCGCCTGCGCGCCGCCGGGGCGGTCGTCGTCGGCCTGACCCGGGTGCCCGAGCTGTGCATCTGGCCGATGACCGACTCCGCCGAGGGCACCGCGCGCAACCCGTGGGACCTGACCCGCACCCCCGGCGGCTCCTCCGGTGGCAGCGCCGCCGCGGTCGCCGCCGGTCTGGTGCCCCTGGCGCACGGCTCGGACGGGATGGGCTCGGTGCGCATCCCCGCGGCGTGCTGCGGCCTGGTCGGCATCAAGCCCGGCGCCGGGGTGGTCGCCGAGCCGTCCGAGGGCTGGTACGGCATGTCCACGCACGGCCCCCTCGCCACCACGGTCGCCGACGCCGCCCTGCTCCTCTCGGTCCTCGCCGAGCGGCCCGACCTGGCGCGCGTGTCCACCTCGGCCGGCATCCTGCGCGTGGCGGTGTCCACGCGCCCGCCGCTGCCCGGCGTGCCGGTGGGTGCCGACCAGCGCCGCGCGGCGGGCCGGGCCGGTGAGCTGCTGCGCCAGGCCGGCCACACCGTGCGTGACGACGACCCGCCCTACCGGCCGGGGTCGATGAACGAGATGACCGCGCGCTGGTTCGCCGGTGCCGCGCGGACGGCCGAGGGGCTCGACCCCGAGCTGTTGCAGCGCCGGACCCGGGGGCACATCGGGCTCGGGCGGCTCCTGCAGCAGCGCGGCCTGGTCAAGGACGGGGCCCGCGAGCGGTGGCGGGCCGCGGTCGAGCCGTTCTTCGAGCGGTATGACGTGCTGGTCACCCCGGCGCTCGCCGGGCCGCCCCCGCCCGCCGCCCGGTGGCACGAGCGCAGCTGGCTGGCCAACGTCCTGGCCTCGACTCGCTACGCGCCCTTCCAGGGCCCGTGGAACCTCGCCGGCTACCCGGCCATGACCGTGCCGATCGGCGGCCACAACCGCCGGATGCCGTTGGCCGTGCAGCTCGTCGCGCCGGCCGGCCGGGAGTCCCGCCTGATCGGCGTCGCCGCCCAGCTCGAGGCACTCGCACCGTGGCCCCGCGTGGCTCCGGGGTTCGCGTGAGCACGGGAACCGGCGCCCTGGCCGGCACCGAGGCGGACAGGGCGGCGATCGCCGACGTGGTGCGGACGTTCTTCGCCGCGTTCACCTCCGGACCGGACAGCGCCGCCCGGCTCGACGCGCTGCGCGGCGTGTTCCTGCCCGACGCGGTCATCGTCCGGACCTGCGGCCTGGTGCCCGCCGTCTACGACGTCGACAGCTTCATCGCCCCGCGCCAGGCGCTGCTGACCGGCGGGACGCTCGTCGACTTCCGCGAGTGGGAGGTGCACGGGCGCACCGAGGTGTTCGGCGACATCGCCCAGCACTTCTGCAGCTACGCCAAGGCGGGGGTGCAGGACGGGACCCCGTTCACCGCGCGGGGGATGAAGACCCTGCAGCTGGTCCGGACCACCGACGGGTGGCGGGTCAGCGCGGCGGCGTGGGACGACGAGCGCGATGGCCTCGAGGTCGACCCCGGCTGGCCGGGGGCCGGCTCAGCCTGAGCGGACGGTCCGGCGCTAGGCCGTGGCGGTGTCGTTCGGGCGGCGAAGCAGGGACCAGAAGCTGCTGAACGGTGCCGCACCCTCAGGGTGGTCCTCGGGGGTCCGCTCCTCGTAGGGC harbors:
- a CDS encoding amidase, with product MTPQPDTATGIAAAVHAGDLDPRLTTEAALDRIATHDPRIGAFRRIRTREARREAAELAGRGALEGLPLAGVPVAVKDNVAVAGERTEDGSRATSREPAEADHVVVQRLRAAGAVVVGLTRVPELCIWPMTDSAEGTARNPWDLTRTPGGSSGGSAAAVAAGLVPLAHGSDGMGSVRIPAACCGLVGIKPGAGVVAEPSEGWYGMSTHGPLATTVADAALLLSVLAERPDLARVSTSAGILRVAVSTRPPLPGVPVGADQRRAAGRAGELLRQAGHTVRDDDPPYRPGSMNEMTARWFAGAARTAEGLDPELLQRRTRGHIGLGRLLQQRGLVKDGARERWRAAVEPFFERYDVLVTPALAGPPPPAARWHERSWLANVLASTRYAPFQGPWNLAGYPAMTVPIGGHNRRMPLAVQLVAPAGRESRLIGVAAQLEALAPWPRVAPGFA
- a CDS encoding LemA family protein — protein: MVVWIVIAVIVVLLILWAVSTYNGLVKLRNLVQEAWRQIDVELKRRHDLIPNLVETVKGYAAHERGTLEDVMKARSAAMAGGQGPAAAAQSENVLTQALGRLIAVAEAYPDLKANQNFLSLQQELSSTEDRIAAGRRYYNANVRELNTKVETVPSNIFASMFHITREEYFEAEEAARTAPSVSFPGTDGTTPAPSTPQD
- a CDS encoding DUF4440 domain-containing protein gives rise to the protein MSTGTGALAGTEADRAAIADVVRTFFAAFTSGPDSAARLDALRGVFLPDAVIVRTCGLVPAVYDVDSFIAPRQALLTGGTLVDFREWEVHGRTEVFGDIAQHFCSYAKAGVQDGTPFTARGMKTLQLVRTTDGWRVSAAAWDDERDGLEVDPGWPGAGSA
- a CDS encoding SDR family NAD(P)-dependent oxidoreductase, yielding MATALVTGATAGIGLAFCRELAERGHDLVLVARDRARLENVSDELEAKYQVHCEILAADLSDRLQVQKVAERLSEPGRPVDLLVNNAGFGLSRSFLQGDVADEERALDVLCRAVMVLSHAAALAMRDRGRGAIINVSSVAGFVAMGSYSAAKAWVTTFSEALANELAGTGVTVTALCPGFTHTEFHQRASLDMSRLPKVMWLEADRLVRDCLDDVKAGKVISVPGPQYKLIAALTRTLPRSLVRRASGGVASRRRHGR
- the pyrE gene encoding orotate phosphoribosyltransferase translates to MTDSAAARARLLELIKAKAVVHGTVTLSSGKEADFYVDLRRITLDGEAAPLVGQVMTDLVGDLDVDAVGGLTMGADPVATAMLHASAAAGRRLDAFVVRKAEKAHGLQQRIEGPSIAGRRVLVVEDTSTTGGSPLTAVAACREAGAEVVAVAVIADRASGAQEKVEAEGLPYRAAYSVQELGLA